CGTGTACGCCGGTGTCGACCCCGACCCGGCCAACGCCGAGCTGATCAAACGCTGGACGGTCGACTACTTCGACGCCCTGCACCCGTACTCGGCGGGCGGCGCCTACGTGAACATGATGATGGACGAGGGCCAGGAGCGCGTCCGGGCCAGCTACCGCGGCAACTACGACCGGCTGGCCCGCATCAAGGCCGACCGCGACCCGGACAACGTCTTCCGCCTCAACCAGAACATCCAGCCGGCCGTGAAGCCGACGCACGAGGCGCGGCCGTAGTCCGCGCGTCAGAGGGGGCACTCACCAGGTGTCCACGTACGAGCGGTGCCCCGGCTGCGGGGCGGGGCACCGCTCCAGGGCCGCCAGGATCCAGGCCCGTGACCCGGCCGGGTCGATCACCGCGTCGATCTCCAGCGCCGCCGCCGCGTTGACCGCCTTCCCGTGTGCGTACAACTCGGCGACCCGCGCCTCGAAGGCGCGCGCACGCTCGGCCGGGTCCGCGATCGACGCCAGCTCCTTGCGGTAGCCGAGCCGGACCGCGCCCTCCAGACCCATCCCGCCGAACTCCCCGCTGGGCCAGGCGGCGGTGGCCAGCGGAGCGCGGGTCGAGCCGCCCATCATCGCCATCGCGCCGAGCCCGTACGCCTTGCGCAGCACCAGACTCACCAACGGCACCCGCAGATTGGCGCCCGTGACGAACAGCCGCGCGAAGTGCCGTACCGTGGCGGTCCTTTCGGCGTCCGGTCCGACCATGAACCCCGGGGTGTCGCACAGCGAGACCACCGGTAGCCCGAACGCGTCGCACAACTGGAGGAAACGGGCCGTCTTGTCGGCCGCGTCCCGGTCGATCGCCCCGCCCAGATGCGCCGGGTTGTTCGCGATGATCCCCAACGGCCGCCCCTCGACCCGCGCCAGACAGGTCAGCACCCCCACCCCGAACTCCGCGCGCAGCTCCAGTACGGACCCGACGTCCGCCAGGCCGCGCACGACCGCCCGAACGTCGTACGCCCGCCGCCGGTTCTCCGGCACCGCGTGCCGCAGCAGCCGCTGGTCCGGCGCCTCCCAACTCCCCTGCGCACCTTGGAAGTACGTCAGGTACTGCCGGGCCACCCGCACGGCCTCCGCCTCGTCGGCGACAGCGATGTCGACGACCCCGTTGGGCACCTGCACCGACAGCGGCCCGACCTCCTCCGGCCGGTACACGCCGAGCCCGCCGCCTTCGATCATCGCGGGCCCACCCATCCCGATGCTCGCCTCGGGCGTGGCGATCACCACGTCACAGCAACCGAGCAGGGCCGCGTTCCCGGCGAAGCACCGCCCCGAGGCGATGCCGACCAGCGGTACGAGCCCGCTCAGCCGCGCCATCCGCTGGAAGGTGGTCACGTCGAGGCCCGCCACCGCGGTCGTGTCGGTCTCCCCGGGCCGGCCCCCGCCGCCCTCCGCGAACAGCACGACCGGCAGCCGCCGTTGCCCGGCGATCTCCAGCATCCGGTCGGTCTTGCGATGGTTCTGCACGCCCTGGGTCCCGGCCAGGACGGTGTAGTCGTACGACATCGCCACGCACGGCTCGCCATTGACCCGCCCGGTGCCGCTGACCAGGCCGTCCGCCGGCGTCGACCGGATCAGGTCGTCCAGCGAACGCCGCCGGCGCTGGGCGGCGACGGCGAGGGCGCCGAACTCCGTGAACGTGCCGTCGTCGCACAGGTCGTCGATGTTCTCGCGGGCCGTACGGCGGCCGAGCGCACGCCGTTTCGCGACCGCGTCGGGCCGGTTCCCGTCCAGCCCGAACGAGTGCCGGTGCCGGACTTCGGCCAGGTCCGCCCGGACTGCGTCCAAGTCGGCGGCCTCGTACCCGAGTTCCTCCGCCGGGCCGCCGTCCAGCTCCGCCAGCTCGATCAGCGACTGCCCCTCGCCCACCGACGCGCCCACCCGCGTGTGCACGGCCCGCACCACACCCGCACCGGGTGCGCGCACCACGTGCTCCATCTTCATGGCCTCGACCACCGCCAACCGCTGTCCCGCACGCACCGGTTCACCGGGTGAGACATCCACGGAGACGACGGTCCCGCCCATCGGGGCGGTGGCCGATCCGTCGACCGGAGTGGCATCGGGGACCACCACGGAGTGCTCCCAGAACCCCGGCCGCGCCAGCACCTCGCGCAGCAGCGGGATGCCGGTCCGCACCCCCTCGACGGTGAACTCGCCGAGCGCCCGCCGCACCCGCGCGCAGGCCGCGTCCACACCGCCGCCTGGCACATGCCCGACGACCTTCGCGAGCAACGGGTCGTACCGCGCACCCACCTCGACCCCCGCCCGCACCGCGGTGTCGACCCGCACCCCGGGCCCGGTCGGCACGTCGAACCGCGTGATCCGCCCCATCGACTCGGCGCTCACCCGCGCCTGCACGGCGAACCCGCGCGGCGGCGCGGGCGGCCCGGACAGCCCCAGCCCGGCGAGCGTCTCCCCGGCCGCGAGACGCAGTTGTACGGCGACCAGATCGAGCCCCGTCACCTCCTCGGTGACCGTGTGTTCCACCTGGAGGCGCGGGTTGGCCTCGATGAAGTGGAACCGGTCGGCCAGGACGAGGAACTCGAAGGTCACCAGGCTCGAACAGCGGGCGGCGGCCGCCATCCGCAGCGCGCTGTCGAGGATCTTCTCCCGTACCGCGTCCGGGAGTCCGGGCGCGGGCGCGATCTCGATCAGCTTCTGATGACGCCGCTGGACGCTACAGTCCCGGTCCCACAGATGTGTGACGGCGCCGGTCGCGTCCCCGGCCACCTGCACCTCGATGTGCCGGGCGCCCTCCAGCAGCCGCTCCACGTACAACTCGCCGCGCCCGAAGCCCTGCACGGCCTCCGAACGGCACCGCTCCCACGCCTCGTCCAGCTCCTCGCCCCGCCGCACCACTCGCAGACCACGTCCGCCGCCCCCGCCGACGGCCTTGACCATGACCGGCCCGTCCGCGAGGAAGGCCCGGGCCTCCTCAAGGCCGCCGTCGCTCGCCGGGAGGACCGGAACCCCTGTCCGGACGGCGAGTTCACGCGCGCGCACCTTGTCCCCGAAGACCTCCAGCACCTCGGGCGCGGGCCCGACGAAGACGACGCCCGCCTCGGCGCAGCGCCGGGCGAGGTCGGCGCTCTCGCTCAGGAACCCGTAACCGGGGTGCAGGAAACCGCAGTCGGCCCGTGTCGCGGCGTCGACCAGGGCGTCCGCGTCCAGATAGTCGCCCAACGGCACGGCCTCGTCGGCCAGTCGGACATGCGCGTCGTCGCCCTCGGCGTACACCGCGACCGTGCGCAGCCCGCACTCGGCCGCGGACCGCAGCACCCGAACCGCGATCTCCCCGCGGTTGGCGACCAGTACGGCACCCATGCGTGAGCCCTCCAGGACGTCGGCGACCAGCCACGCCATGCTGGTCGACGTCGGCGGGAAGGTCCAGGGCGCCCAGAGGTCAGGAGGAAAGCGCCGAACGCGCCAGCCACTCGTACGCGGCCCGCGCCGTGAACTCCTCCTGGCCGCCGCGCAGCAGGAGCGAGGCGGTGGCGAACTCCGGGGCGTCGGCCTGCGCGGCGACGTACGGGATCGCGATGCAGCGCATCCCGGCCGCGTGCGCGGCCGCGGCGCCCGGCGCCGCGTCCTCCAGGACCACGCAGTCGGCCGGAGCCGCGCCGAGCCGGCGGGCCGCCTCCAGGAAGACGTCCGGGGCGGGCTTGCCGCGCTCGACCTCGTCGGCGGAGACGACGGTGGGCAGGAAGGCGTCCAGGCCGGTGCCCGCCAGGATCGCCTCGATGGCCTCCGGGGAGGACCCCGAGGCCACGGCCATCGGCACGTCCTCGGTCGCCAGCAGCTCCACGAACTTGCGCATCTCGGGGTAGGCGGGCGTGTCCACCCGGGCCAGCTCCAGATAGCGCCGGTTGAGCTCGCCGAGCAGCTCGGCGCGCGGCACGGTGAGCCCGTACCGCTCCCGCCACAGCCCGAGCGTCTCCCAGGTGCTGATGCCCACGTAGCGGGAGTTGTCCTCCCAGGTGAAGTCCCGGATCCCATGGTCGGCGAGCAGGGCGCGCGATGCCTCGTAGTAGTTCGGTTCGCTGTCCACGAGCGTTCCGTCGAGATCGAAGATGACCGAGGTGGGCCCGAGAGTGCTCATGTCGCCAGGATGTCAAAGATCAGTTCCGGGCCGCGCGGCCGATCGACTCCACCAGCGGCAACAGCCGGTGCGGCACGCGCTCGCGCAGCGCCACCTCGGTGCGGGTGCGGACCACACCCGGCAGGCTGATCACCTTCTGGATCACGTCCTCCAGATGCGCGTTGTCCCGCGCCACCACCCGCGTCAGCAGATCACCGCCGCCCGCGATCGAGAAGGCCTCGACGATCTCCGGCACGGCGGCCAGCGCCTCGCCCACGTCGTCGAGGCGGCCCTGGGTGACCTCGATGTGCACGAACGCCAGCACCGGGTGACCCAGGGCGGCGGGGGAGAGCGACGGACCGGTGCCGGTGATCACACCGTCCCGCTCCAGCCGGTCCAGTCGGGCTTGCAGCGTGCCGCGCGCGACCCCGAGGACGCGGGCGTACTCGCGCACGCTCGTGCGGGGCTGCTCAAGCAGCAGCCGCAGGATGCGGGTGTCGAGCTCGTCGACGGCCATGGTGCCCGGCCTCCTTGAGTGTGGTCCGTTGGCTCGCCGATGGACGACCTCGGTCCCATTTGTCTGTGCCAATGGCCCAGCATATTCGACGCCACTTGAGCCAGGCGCGACACCGATGCTGCAATGAGGCTGTCGATGGCGCTGCGGACCCCGCGGCGCCTTTTGCATGTCGGGACACAGCAGGGGCGGTCGGTAGTGCTGAAGAGGGTGTTCGTGGCTCCGGACCCGGGGCGGACGCGGCTGCGTTTCGCGGCCCGGGCCGTCCTCGGTATCGGGCTCGCGGTGGTCGTGTGCGGTCTCGCCGGGCACTCTCTCGTCGGCGCCGTCACCGGCGGGCTCGCCGCGCTGCTCGCCCTGTTCACCGTCACCGACGCCACCGTGCGCGGACAGGCGGTCACCACCGCGCTGCTGCCCGCCGTGGGCCTGCCCGTGCTGGCCGCGGCGGCCGAACTGCACGACCACCCCGTCGCCCGCGACCTCACCTTCCTCGCCGTGATCGGCGCGGGCGTGTACGCGCGCCGCTGGGGCCCGCGCGGGCACAGCCTCGGCGTGTTCGCGTTCATGACCTTCTTCGTCGCGCAGTTCCTGCACGCCACCACCGACCGGCTGCCCGAGCTGTACGCCGCCGTCCTGCTCTCCGTGGCCACCGCCGCGGCCGTGCGCTTCGGCCTGTGGTGCTACGAACGCAGGCTGCCCCCGGCCCCGGTCGCCGCCCCGCCCGCCGGCACCGGACTCGCCCGGGTGACCACCCGGCAGGCCGTCCAGGCGACCGTCGGCGCGGCCTTCGCGCTCGTCGTGGGCCAGCTGGTGTCCGGCGAGCGCTGGTACTGGGCCGTCGGCGCCACCTGGTGGGTCTTCGTCAACACCGCCTCGCGCGGCGAGACCCTCGTCCGCGGCTTCCGTCGCGTCCTCGGCACCGTCATCGGCATCGGCCTCGGCCTGCTCGTCGCCGTACCGCTGGACGGCGCCGGGCTCCCCACGGCTGTGCTCCTCGCCGCCTGCGTCTTCGGGATCTTCTACACGGCCGCGATCTCGTACACCTGGATGATGCTCTGCGTCACCGTCCTCGCCGAACTGCTCTACGGCCTCCTCGGCGTCCTCACCCCGGGCCTGCTCGCGCTGCGCCTGGCGGAGACCGGCATCGGGGCGCTCGGCGCGGCCCTCGCCGTGCTGTTCGTGCTGCCCGTGACCACTCACACCACCACCGACGCCTGGATCCAGCGCGCCCTGCGCTGTGTCCACGCCTGCACCGCCGAGGCCGCCGCCCGCCTCGCCGGCACCCCGGACGCCGACCCGGCCCCGCGCGTGGCCGAACTGGAGCAGCTGCTGGCCAGGGTCCGGCTCTCCGTCGCCCCGCTGGTGCACCCACTGAACCCGATGCTCGGCCGCAAGCGGCGCGCCCGCCGGGTGCTCGCCCTGCTCGACGACTGCGCCCGCGAGATCCGCGGCCTGGTCGCCGTCGCCGCCGACCCCGAGGCCTCGCACGACGCCCGCCTGGCCGCCGCCTGCTGGCGGGTGGAGACCGCGGTCGAGGCGCTGACGGGCGGAAAGCACCTGGCACTCCCGGACCAGCCGGCCGCCGAGGAGCCCGCCCTGGCCCATCTGCACGGCCTGGAACGCGCACTCGCCGACCTGGCGGCCCCGCTACGGGCCCCGTCCGGCTCGCCACTGGTAGGGGCCTGACGGCTCCGCGGGTCCACGAAAGGCCGGCCCGCGGGCAGACCACAGGCAGAGCACGGGCAGACCGAAGGCAGACCGCGGGGCAGGTTGTTCCGGTGATCTGCGCGGTGGATGAAATCCTCGTCGTATGGTCCGCATGGTCTAGACCGCTGCTACCGTCAGCCCCCATGGCACAGGACCGAGAGGGGACAGCGGTGGCAGACGGCGGCGGGTGGCAGCGGAGGGCCTTCATCGGCTCGTTC
This DNA window, taken from Streptomyces sp. NBC_00663, encodes the following:
- a CDS encoding carboxyl transferase domain-containing protein is translated as MAWLVADVLEGSRMGAVLVANRGEIAVRVLRSAAECGLRTVAVYAEGDDAHVRLADEAVPLGDYLDADALVDAATRADCGFLHPGYGFLSESADLARRCAEAGVVFVGPAPEVLEVFGDKVRARELAVRTGVPVLPASDGGLEEARAFLADGPVMVKAVGGGGGRGLRVVRRGEELDEAWERCRSEAVQGFGRGELYVERLLEGARHIEVQVAGDATGAVTHLWDRDCSVQRRHQKLIEIAPAPGLPDAVREKILDSALRMAAAARCSSLVTFEFLVLADRFHFIEANPRLQVEHTVTEEVTGLDLVAVQLRLAAGETLAGLGLSGPPAPPRGFAVQARVSAESMGRITRFDVPTGPGVRVDTAVRAGVEVGARYDPLLAKVVGHVPGGGVDAACARVRRALGEFTVEGVRTGIPLLREVLARPGFWEHSVVVPDATPVDGSATAPMGGTVVSVDVSPGEPVRAGQRLAVVEAMKMEHVVRAPGAGVVRAVHTRVGASVGEGQSLIELAELDGGPAEELGYEAADLDAVRADLAEVRHRHSFGLDGNRPDAVAKRRALGRRTARENIDDLCDDGTFTEFGALAVAAQRRRRSLDDLIRSTPADGLVSGTGRVNGEPCVAMSYDYTVLAGTQGVQNHRKTDRMLEIAGQRRLPVVLFAEGGGGRPGETDTTAVAGLDVTTFQRMARLSGLVPLVGIASGRCFAGNAALLGCCDVVIATPEASIGMGGPAMIEGGGLGVYRPEEVGPLSVQVPNGVVDIAVADEAEAVRVARQYLTYFQGAQGSWEAPDQRLLRHAVPENRRRAYDVRAVVRGLADVGSVLELRAEFGVGVLTCLARVEGRPLGIIANNPAHLGGAIDRDAADKTARFLQLCDAFGLPVVSLCDTPGFMVGPDAERTATVRHFARLFVTGANLRVPLVSLVLRKAYGLGAMAMMGGSTRAPLATAAWPSGEFGGMGLEGAVRLGYRKELASIADPAERARAFEARVAELYAHGKAVNAAAALEIDAVIDPAGSRAWILAALERCPAPQPGHRSYVDTW
- a CDS encoding Lrp/AsnC family transcriptional regulator, giving the protein MAVDELDTRILRLLLEQPRTSVREYARVLGVARGTLQARLDRLERDGVITGTGPSLSPAALGHPVLAFVHIEVTQGRLDDVGEALAAVPEIVEAFSIAGGGDLLTRVVARDNAHLEDVIQKVISLPGVVRTRTEVALRERVPHRLLPLVESIGRAARN
- a CDS encoding HAD family hydrolase — its product is MSTLGPTSVIFDLDGTLVDSEPNYYEASRALLADHGIRDFTWEDNSRYVGISTWETLGLWRERYGLTVPRAELLGELNRRYLELARVDTPAYPEMRKFVELLATEDVPMAVASGSSPEAIEAILAGTGLDAFLPTVVSADEVERGKPAPDVFLEAARRLGAAPADCVVLEDAAPGAAAAHAAGMRCIAIPYVAAQADAPEFATASLLLRGGQEEFTARAAYEWLARSALSS
- a CDS encoding FUSC family protein, which encodes MLKRVFVAPDPGRTRLRFAARAVLGIGLAVVVCGLAGHSLVGAVTGGLAALLALFTVTDATVRGQAVTTALLPAVGLPVLAAAAELHDHPVARDLTFLAVIGAGVYARRWGPRGHSLGVFAFMTFFVAQFLHATTDRLPELYAAVLLSVATAAAVRFGLWCYERRLPPAPVAAPPAGTGLARVTTRQAVQATVGAAFALVVGQLVSGERWYWAVGATWWVFVNTASRGETLVRGFRRVLGTVIGIGLGLLVAVPLDGAGLPTAVLLAACVFGIFYTAAISYTWMMLCVTVLAELLYGLLGVLTPGLLALRLAETGIGALGAALAVLFVLPVTTHTTTDAWIQRALRCVHACTAEAAARLAGTPDADPAPRVAELEQLLARVRLSVAPLVHPLNPMLGRKRRARRVLALLDDCAREIRGLVAVAADPEASHDARLAAACWRVETAVEALTGGKHLALPDQPAAEEPALAHLHGLERALADLAAPLRAPSGSPLVGA